One segment of Bacteroides caecimuris DNA contains the following:
- a CDS encoding glycoside hydrolase family 130 protein — MKFKLIIGTIMVSVCGLTDIPFLDTTPKETQDKHWVLGPFVRPDGANPVISPQPTEFHCPMQKQPVKWEESDTFNPAATVKDGKIVVLYRAEDRSAQGIGKRTSRIGYAESKDGVTMTRLDAPVLFPADDEFADLDNPGGCEDPRVAMTEDGLYVMLYTAWNRKKARLSVATSRDLKNWTKHGLAFGKAYDGRFANLFCKSASVLTKLKGSKLVIDKVDGKYFMYWGEYAVYAATSDNLIDWYPVLDEKNELKQLARPRKGHFDCQMTECGPPAIRTKNGIVLLYNGKNAGKDRDTDYPAGAYCAGQMLFDNDDPCKLLDRLDKPFFVPEAPFEKSGQYKDGTVFIEGLAYHRKKLYLYYGCADSQVAVAVCDDVKKIKVKKIKVK, encoded by the coding sequence ATGAAATTTAAACTTATCATAGGTACGATAATGGTATCGGTCTGTGGACTTACTGATATCCCTTTTTTAGATACTACTCCCAAAGAAACGCAGGACAAACATTGGGTGCTCGGTCCGTTCGTACGCCCTGATGGAGCTAATCCTGTCATATCTCCGCAACCGACCGAATTTCATTGTCCAATGCAAAAACAGCCGGTAAAATGGGAAGAAAGTGACACTTTCAATCCGGCTGCCACTGTGAAAGACGGAAAAATTGTAGTGCTTTATCGGGCAGAAGACCGTTCGGCACAAGGCATTGGCAAAAGAACGTCGCGCATTGGGTATGCGGAAAGTAAGGACGGAGTTACGATGACAAGACTGGATGCCCCTGTGCTCTTCCCCGCCGATGATGAGTTTGCCGACCTTGACAATCCGGGGGGCTGTGAAGACCCTCGGGTGGCAATGACCGAAGACGGACTCTACGTGATGCTTTATACGGCATGGAATCGGAAAAAAGCTCGTCTCTCCGTAGCCACTTCCCGCGACCTGAAGAACTGGACGAAACACGGACTTGCTTTCGGAAAGGCCTATGACGGACGTTTCGCCAATCTGTTTTGCAAATCAGCTTCCGTATTGACAAAGTTGAAAGGAAGTAAATTGGTGATTGATAAAGTGGATGGTAAATATTTCATGTATTGGGGCGAGTATGCTGTTTATGCGGCTACTTCGGACAACCTGATAGATTGGTATCCGGTGTTGGACGAAAAAAATGAACTGAAGCAGCTGGCGCGGCCACGTAAGGGACATTTTGATTGCCAGATGACGGAATGCGGCCCTCCCGCCATTCGTACAAAGAACGGTATTGTGCTTCTGTATAATGGAAAGAATGCCGGAAAAGACAGGGATACGGATTATCCCGCCGGTGCCTATTGCGCAGGGCAGATGTTGTTTGATAATGATGATCCTTGTAAACTTTTAGATCGTTTGGACAAGCCTTTCTTTGTGCCCGAAGCTCCTTTTGAGAAGAGCGGGCAATACAAAGACGGAACAGTGTTTATCGAGGGGCTTGCCTATCATCGGAAGAAGCTGTACCTTTATTATGGTTGTGCGGATTCGCAGGTGGCGGTCGCTGTGTGCGATGATGTGAAAAAGATAAAGGTGAAAAAGATAAAGGTGAAATAG
- a CDS encoding glycoside hydrolase family 2 protein, with translation MHNIAKTFFPILLLLFAVVVTAQNEKNNIGNAQRIWLDSEIGHQGDYQWKMIKAGDATDPGEKISLSNYATANWMPAIVPGTVLNSLVYNQKYPEPYYGINNKIESKLIPDISETGRDFYTYWFRTDFTVPQSFKGKTVWLQLDGINYRAEVWVNGNLLSTINGMFIQDYIDVTDFVKVGEKNGLAIKVYPVDVPGSAKPKSWGAAGEFHNGGNGNIGLNTTMLMTVGWDFTFMDGIRDRNTGIWKNISLYATGRVALRHPFVKSELRKPDYDQARETVSVEIINPSTSNRVVSCKVKGEIVGENITFEKTFRLMRGEEKTATFSPAEFPQLIINSPKLWWPVNKGPQNLYDLKLTVSVDGKDCDSVKTRFGIREIVSDRKTPDKSRVFYVNGKRLFIRGTNWIPEAMLRTSNERTYAELRYSRQSGVNLLRMWGGGIAESDYFFQLCDELGLLVWQEFWMTGDTRHPHDKGLYMSNVESTVKRIRNHPSLAYYVASNESTEVTGTPELLNKLDGTRGFQMQSECEGVHDGSPYKQVNPMQHYENTASPRGSRVDGFNPEYGAPTLPTVEILREMMDEKDLWPINKEVWDYLDGNGFHLMSTMYTDLVNNYGKSSSIDEFAQKGQLLGAINSKSIWEVWNYNKLDYGDRFCSGLLFWYHNCSMPQVASRMWDWSLEPTASLYHTANSLEPLHAQFDYLKNTVSVVNDYYREFKDYKVIAQVYDIDSKKVFEESAVVNLPSDGVVNDALTIRFPENISQVHFIKLILKDEKGKDVSSNFYWRSNDKYEGSKTLTGPAASGFEDLSKLKQAKVKLTYKVREDDNNYFVDITLRNTSGQIAFFNQLQFLNSKMSPIRPSFYTDNFFSLMPGEKKTVTIETAKGKLKDGAVLALKGWNINKQEYKLK, from the coding sequence ATGCACAACATTGCTAAAACTTTTTTCCCGATTTTATTATTACTTTTTGCTGTAGTAGTGACAGCACAGAATGAAAAAAACAATATCGGAAATGCGCAACGCATCTGGCTTGATTCTGAAATTGGTCATCAGGGCGACTACCAGTGGAAAATGATTAAAGCAGGAGATGCAACAGATCCCGGAGAAAAGATTTCGTTATCCAATTATGCAACTGCCAATTGGATGCCGGCCATCGTTCCCGGAACAGTTTTGAATTCTTTGGTATATAACCAAAAATACCCAGAGCCTTATTATGGAATCAATAATAAGATTGAATCTAAATTGATACCGGATATCTCTGAAACCGGACGTGACTTTTACACCTATTGGTTTCGTACAGATTTTACTGTTCCCCAATCATTCAAGGGAAAGACTGTCTGGTTGCAGTTGGATGGCATCAACTACCGGGCAGAAGTATGGGTGAATGGCAACCTGTTAAGCACAATAAACGGTATGTTTATTCAGGATTACATTGATGTGACGGATTTTGTGAAAGTCGGGGAGAAGAACGGACTGGCTATCAAGGTCTATCCGGTAGATGTTCCCGGAAGTGCGAAGCCGAAATCTTGGGGAGCAGCCGGCGAATTCCATAACGGTGGAAACGGTAACATTGGTTTGAATACTACCATGTTGATGACGGTAGGTTGGGACTTTACCTTTATGGACGGTATCCGTGACCGTAACACAGGTATATGGAAAAATATTTCCCTCTATGCTACAGGCAGAGTAGCATTACGCCATCCTTTCGTTAAATCTGAATTGCGAAAACCCGATTATGACCAGGCTCGTGAGACTGTATCGGTTGAAATTATCAATCCATCAACCAGTAACCGGGTAGTCAGTTGCAAGGTGAAGGGTGAAATTGTGGGTGAAAATATCACTTTCGAAAAGACCTTCCGACTGATGCGTGGAGAAGAAAAAACAGCAACCTTCTCCCCCGCAGAGTTTCCGCAACTGATTATTAACTCTCCAAAACTGTGGTGGCCTGTCAATAAAGGACCGCAAAACCTGTATGACCTGAAGCTGACAGTATCAGTCGATGGCAAAGATTGTGATTCTGTGAAAACAAGATTCGGTATTCGTGAAATTGTCTCGGATAGAAAGACTCCCGATAAATCACGTGTCTTTTATGTGAATGGCAAACGATTGTTTATTCGTGGCACCAACTGGATACCGGAAGCCATGTTGAGAACTTCAAATGAACGTACTTATGCTGAATTGCGCTACTCCCGCCAGTCGGGCGTCAACCTGCTGAGAATGTGGGGAGGCGGTATTGCAGAATCCGATTATTTCTTCCAGTTGTGTGATGAATTGGGATTGTTGGTATGGCAAGAATTCTGGATGACTGGTGACACTCGTCATCCGCATGACAAGGGTCTCTATATGAGTAATGTGGAATCTACCGTAAAACGTATCCGTAATCATCCGTCTTTGGCTTATTATGTTGCTTCTAATGAGAGTACAGAAGTTACCGGTACTCCTGAATTACTGAATAAACTGGATGGTACACGTGGATTCCAGATGCAGTCCGAATGTGAAGGAGTGCATGATGGCAGTCCTTACAAACAGGTAAATCCGATGCAGCATTATGAAAATACGGCCTCTCCCAGAGGAAGCCGTGTAGACGGATTTAATCCGGAATACGGTGCACCGACTCTTCCGACTGTGGAAATCCTCCGGGAAATGATGGATGAAAAAGATCTTTGGCCTATCAATAAAGAAGTATGGGACTACTTGGACGGAAATGGTTTCCATCTGATGAGCACGATGTATACAGACTTGGTGAACAACTACGGAAAATCATCATCCATTGATGAGTTTGCACAGAAAGGGCAATTGTTGGGAGCTATTAATTCGAAGAGCATTTGGGAAGTATGGAACTACAATAAGCTGGATTATGGTGATCGTTTCTGTTCCGGACTTTTGTTTTGGTATCATAACTGCTCTATGCCTCAAGTGGCTTCCCGTATGTGGGACTGGTCTTTGGAACCGACAGCGTCGCTTTATCATACTGCCAACTCTTTAGAGCCATTGCATGCACAGTTTGACTATTTAAAAAATACAGTGTCTGTAGTGAATGATTATTATCGTGAATTTAAGGATTATAAAGTGATAGCACAGGTTTACGATATCGACAGCAAGAAAGTATTTGAAGAATCAGCAGTGGTTAATCTGCCCTCGGATGGAGTGGTAAACGATGCGTTGACTATTCGTTTCCCGGAAAACATATCTCAAGTTCACTTTATTAAACTGATTCTGAAAGATGAAAAGGGAAAAGATGTTTCTTCCAATTTCTATTGGCGCTCCAATGACAAATATGAAGGAAGCAAGACTTTGACCGGTCCGGCAGCTTCAGGTTTTGAAGATTTGAGTAAACTGAAACAGGCAAAAGTGAAACTTACCTATAAAGTAAGAGAAGACGATAACAATTACTTTGTAGATATTACTTTGAGAAATACCTCCGGGCAGATTGCTTTCTTTAATCAGCTGCAATTTCTGAATTCAAAAATGAGTCCGATACGCCCGTCATTCTATACAGACAATTTCTTCTCCCTGATGCCGGGCGAAAAGAAAACAGTTACTATTGAAACCGCCAAAGGAAAATTGAAAGATGGAGCTGTGTTGGCACTGAAAGGCTGGAACATAAATAAGCAGGAATATAAATTGAAGTAA
- a CDS encoding endonuclease/exonuclease/phosphatase family protein: MLKNTLFVILLMISSLFTACAEGYVSDVQKEDDTKEIRFSLNMEGGLTMSSTRASVSLDGMKWKIFCFDDQYNYLFDKTGSIGDAANEIKVSVTKGVVYRFLFLCTTADNIFPDLASGKTYWDLEAYAPQLPLADPMAMLVSRGNEKDGTLRVVAASASVQVTLAPRASKVVLQKDPQTASDITVNSVTFADAASSVPYAHIEPQHYSEYENLPVATRKTYQCAPQEDVCYMLPDMCAGTFGVNATLHITHPISGEQDVRVTVPVGLALNVGSGKTYYIEMSADANGKVAATWATHVAPRTLKLATQNLWGKSTSVVLDYFNRIDVDVLCAQECSNLSESDIQAQGLYVHTHSNNGQGKCSIISRYPFSGITPNKYGVYIDLGEGIVVLVMNCHGAFKPYGPYQLNGIDYGGYPATDNVDEVVRVNKEVRQGMVDKLLEDFNSSTTPFVCLSGDFNEPSWLDWTEEALAAGLAPYVVQWPTTRSLWEGGIKGDAYRTIHPDPVTHPGFTWTPRPSEKDTKDRLDLTLYTLSPRMEVKSCQVIGENTETSDIVLPDWGPFEEVFDHRGLRTEFVFTK; the protein is encoded by the coding sequence ATGCTAAAGAATACTTTATTTGTGATTCTCCTGATGATTTCCAGCTTATTCACGGCTTGTGCTGAAGGATATGTAAGTGATGTGCAGAAGGAGGATGACACAAAAGAAATACGTTTCAGCCTGAATATGGAGGGAGGGCTAACGATGTCCTCCACCAGGGCTTCTGTGTCTTTGGACGGAATGAAATGGAAGATATTCTGTTTTGACGATCAATATAATTATCTGTTTGACAAAACAGGAAGTATAGGAGATGCAGCAAATGAAATAAAGGTTTCTGTAACTAAAGGCGTCGTTTATCGATTCCTGTTTTTGTGCACCACAGCCGATAACATATTCCCGGACTTGGCTTCCGGTAAGACTTATTGGGATTTAGAAGCGTATGCTCCTCAATTGCCGTTAGCTGATCCGATGGCGATGCTTGTCAGTAGAGGGAATGAAAAAGATGGTACACTTCGTGTAGTTGCTGCGTCTGCATCGGTGCAGGTTACTCTTGCTCCGCGTGCATCCAAGGTTGTTTTGCAAAAGGATCCGCAAACGGCTTCGGATATTACGGTGAACTCCGTGACTTTTGCAGATGCCGCTTCTTCTGTTCCTTATGCCCATATCGAACCTCAACATTACAGTGAATATGAGAATCTTCCGGTAGCCACCCGAAAGACCTATCAGTGTGCGCCCCAAGAGGATGTATGTTATATGCTTCCGGATATGTGTGCCGGAACTTTTGGAGTGAATGCTACGCTGCACATCACTCATCCGATTTCTGGAGAACAGGACGTACGGGTAACGGTACCAGTGGGGTTGGCGCTGAATGTAGGCAGTGGAAAGACTTACTATATTGAAATGTCTGCTGACGCAAACGGAAAAGTTGCCGCTACTTGGGCAACACATGTAGCACCCAGAACGCTGAAACTTGCTACACAAAACTTATGGGGCAAATCGACTTCCGTTGTGTTGGATTACTTCAATAGAATTGATGTGGACGTGCTTTGTGCGCAGGAATGCAGTAATCTCTCCGAATCTGATATACAGGCTCAGGGGCTTTACGTGCATACTCACTCCAACAATGGACAAGGAAAATGCAGCATTATATCGCGCTATCCTTTCTCGGGGATTACACCGAACAAATATGGTGTTTATATCGACTTAGGAGAGGGGATTGTCGTGTTGGTGATGAATTGTCATGGCGCTTTCAAACCTTACGGTCCTTATCAGTTGAACGGCATTGACTATGGAGGATATCCCGCTACGGACAATGTCGACGAGGTAGTAAGAGTCAATAAAGAAGTCCGTCAAGGCATGGTGGACAAACTGCTGGAGGATTTTAATTCATCTACCACTCCTTTTGTTTGTCTCTCCGGTGACTTCAACGAACCATCGTGGCTTGACTGGACGGAAGAAGCCTTGGCAGCAGGTCTTGCCCCATACGTTGTTCAGTGGCCTACCACTCGTTCCCTGTGGGAAGGCGGCATAAAAGGTGATGCCTACCGGACGATACATCCGGACCCTGTGACGCATCCGGGATTCACATGGACACCGCGTCCGAGCGAGAAAGACACCAAAGACCGGTTAGACCTCACTCTTTATACCTTGTCGCCCCGCATGGAAGTGAAAAGTTGTCAGGTAATAGGAGAGAACACGGAAACATCGGATATCGTTCTTCCTGATTGGGGACCTTTCGAAGAAGTGTTCGATCACCGGGGATTACGGACAGAATTTGTCTTTACAAAATGA
- a CDS encoding DUF4973 domain-containing protein: protein MNNICKLLIGMMAAVCCTSCNNEWEDEQFKQLASFKAEINNEGVTSTYVRYKPGGVVTYQLPVLLSGSTMNAQERTIHVALDKDTLDVLNQERFGERRRELFYHLLDQQYYSIPETVEIPAGESEALLPVDFTLGGQNNARPLDMSDKYILPLTIQDDPSYNYQVNNRLHYRKALLNIIPFNDYSGSYDGSLLKIFLENQKDNFMLATHKAYVYDEKTIMLYMGVRDVNYLDRKKYKLYVEFTDEPLNEGSELKKKLRLWTDNGGEDGNNFKVVLLGEGDDDKFKEAPYYTIVEENDPVKPYLKHIYITLSMGYSFEDYTLSPGNRMKYRVEGTLSMQRDLNTLIPDEDQQIEWN from the coding sequence ATGAATAATATATGTAAATTATTGATTGGCATGATGGCGGCAGTATGTTGCACTTCATGTAACAATGAGTGGGAAGATGAACAATTCAAACAGCTGGCATCTTTCAAAGCAGAGATTAATAACGAAGGAGTAACTTCTACTTATGTACGCTACAAACCAGGAGGAGTGGTGACTTATCAGCTTCCGGTTTTGTTGAGTGGTTCAACCATGAATGCACAGGAAAGAACTATTCATGTAGCACTTGATAAGGATACTTTGGATGTGTTGAATCAGGAACGTTTTGGTGAACGTCGTCGGGAACTTTTTTACCATTTGTTGGATCAACAATACTATTCCATACCAGAAACTGTAGAAATTCCTGCTGGTGAATCTGAAGCACTGTTACCTGTTGATTTCACACTAGGAGGGCAGAACAATGCGAGACCGTTGGATATGTCGGATAAATATATTCTACCATTGACTATTCAAGATGATCCATCTTATAACTATCAGGTGAATAACCGTCTGCATTATCGGAAAGCATTGTTGAATATCATTCCGTTCAATGATTACTCCGGTTCGTATGATGGTAGCTTATTAAAGATTTTTTTGGAGAATCAAAAGGATAATTTCATGTTAGCTACCCATAAAGCTTATGTGTATGACGAGAAGACTATTATGCTTTACATGGGGGTTCGTGATGTGAATTACTTAGATCGTAAAAAGTATAAGTTGTATGTGGAGTTTACGGATGAACCGCTTAATGAAGGAAGTGAGTTGAAGAAGAAACTAAGGCTGTGGACCGATAACGGGGGTGAGGATGGCAATAACTTTAAAGTTGTGCTACTGGGCGAAGGAGATGATGATAAATTTAAAGAAGCTCCATATTATACAATTGTTGAAGAGAACGATCCGGTGAAGCCTTATTTGAAGCATATTTATATCACTTTGTCTATGGGATACTCATTTGAGGACTATACGCTTAGTCCGGGCAACCGTATGAAATATAGAGTAGAAGGTACATTAAGTATGCAACGTGACTTGAATACATTGATTCCGGACGAAGACCAACAAATCGAATGGAATTGA
- a CDS encoding RagB/SusD family nutrient uptake outer membrane protein, protein MKKLIINLGFILGVSTMVVGCADYLDSDYLFEERVNIENVFQSKDYTNEWLAKGYAYMNHDYLQQVNSKKNTTFNFADDMYYIDLNYVDWKGGNYTEKGLGSGNSLYIWQAAYQAIRHVSIFIHNVDGNKELTEAEITDMKGQAHFLRAYFYWMLIRSFGPVPIIPDEGVDYTKEYDEIAYPRSTYDECADYIAEELVKAATMLDDERDVQNIVRPTRGAALALRSRVLLYAASPLYNGQAPSEVIDALVDKSGRKLLSDTYDNRKWARAVAAAKDVMELKRYQLYVAYKRESDDMAYPTTITPPDDNGTFHSQDWPYGWKNIDPFESYRSLFDGEVGAYNNDEIIFTRGVNQGAENIRVMVIHQLPRSQGGGYNCHGMTQKQCDAYYMKDGSDCPGMNSMYKGMEGYTDPSRYNEQPRVSGVVETSELSNYPELGPLGKGVSKQYANREPRFYASVAYNGSVWHMLNASAEDKEETNVPIFYYRDAQDGYKAGTNYLSTGIGIKKFVHPKDLADSEKSYDVSRVVQKYAPDIRYAEILLNYAEALNEVEGSYEIPSWNGETMYTITRSATALKEGIQPIRIRAGLPDYEVYNDVKKFRFKVKRERQIELFAEGHRFFDIRRWCDAPVEEALPIYGCNIYLTSENPDSFHTPIEVTSLPTMFTTKMWFWPIHHNIMKRNMWMIQNPGWKDPE, encoded by the coding sequence ATGAAGAAACTTATCATAAACTTAGGTTTTATATTAGGTGTGAGTACCATGGTTGTCGGATGTGCCGATTATTTGGACTCAGACTACCTTTTTGAGGAACGTGTTAACATTGAAAATGTGTTTCAGAGTAAGGACTATACCAATGAATGGTTGGCAAAGGGATACGCTTATATGAATCACGATTATCTGCAACAAGTGAATAGCAAGAAGAACACTACTTTCAACTTTGCAGATGATATGTACTACATAGATTTGAATTATGTAGACTGGAAGGGTGGAAATTATACGGAAAAAGGATTAGGTAGTGGAAACAGTTTGTATATATGGCAGGCCGCTTATCAGGCGATTCGTCACGTCTCCATTTTTATTCATAACGTGGATGGCAATAAAGAGCTTACTGAAGCTGAGATTACGGATATGAAAGGGCAGGCTCATTTCTTGCGTGCGTATTTTTATTGGATGTTGATTCGTTCCTTCGGTCCGGTCCCCATTATTCCGGATGAAGGAGTGGATTATACGAAAGAGTATGATGAAATAGCTTATCCTCGGAGTACGTATGATGAATGTGCGGATTACATTGCCGAGGAATTGGTGAAGGCGGCTACGATGTTAGATGACGAGCGCGACGTACAAAATATTGTGCGTCCTACACGTGGTGCAGCATTGGCACTTCGTTCACGTGTGCTTTTATATGCAGCAAGTCCTTTATATAACGGACAAGCACCATCAGAGGTGATCGATGCATTGGTTGATAAAAGCGGGCGTAAGTTACTGTCTGATACATACGACAATCGGAAGTGGGCAAGAGCAGTAGCTGCTGCTAAGGATGTGATGGAATTGAAACGGTATCAATTGTATGTTGCTTATAAAAGAGAAAGTGATGATATGGCTTACCCGACAACTATTACTCCGCCGGACGATAATGGAACTTTCCATTCTCAGGATTGGCCTTATGGTTGGAAAAATATTGATCCGTTCGAATCATACCGTTCTTTGTTTGATGGAGAAGTGGGTGCATACAATAATGATGAAATTATATTTACCAGAGGTGTCAATCAGGGTGCTGAGAATATCAGGGTAATGGTTATCCATCAGTTGCCCCGTTCACAAGGAGGCGGATATAACTGCCATGGCATGACACAGAAACAATGTGATGCTTATTATATGAAAGATGGTAGCGATTGTCCGGGTATGAATTCTATGTATAAGGGAATGGAAGGATATACCGACCCAAGCCGTTACAATGAACAGCCACGTGTTTCAGGGGTGGTTGAAACGTCTGAATTGTCTAATTATCCTGAATTAGGTCCATTGGGAAAAGGTGTTTCTAAACAGTATGCGAACCGTGAACCTCGTTTCTATGCATCAGTAGCCTACAATGGTAGTGTATGGCATATGTTGAATGCAAGTGCAGAGGATAAAGAAGAAACGAACGTTCCTATTTTCTACTATAGAGATGCTCAAGATGGTTACAAAGCAGGTACCAATTATTTGAGTACAGGTATTGGTATTAAGAAGTTTGTACATCCGAAGGATTTAGCAGATTCTGAGAAATCGTATGACGTAAGTCGTGTAGTTCAAAAGTACGCTCCGGACATTCGATATGCAGAGATTCTGTTGAATTATGCAGAAGCACTGAATGAGGTCGAGGGTTCTTATGAGATTCCTTCTTGGAATGGTGAGACTATGTATACTATCACACGTTCGGCAACAGCTTTAAAGGAAGGCATTCAGCCTATTCGTATTCGTGCCGGATTGCCGGATTATGAGGTGTACAATGATGTAAAGAAGTTCCGTTTTAAAGTAAAACGAGAACGTCAGATTGAGCTATTTGCAGAAGGTCATCGTTTCTTTGATATTCGTCGTTGGTGTGATGCTCCAGTTGAAGAGGCTCTTCCCATTTATGGTTGTAATATCTATTTGACTTCGGAAAATCCAGATAGTTTTCATACACCGATAGAAGTCACTTCGTTGCCTACCATGTTTACTACGAAGATGTGGTTTTGGCCAATCCATCACAATATAATGAAACGAAATATGTGGATGATTCAGAATCCGGGCTGGAAAGATCCGGAATAA